The Euphorbia lathyris chromosome 3, ddEupLath1.1, whole genome shotgun sequence genome contains a region encoding:
- the LOC136221620 gene encoding putative Peroxidase 48, whose product MATSIFEASIIRRMSLLLVILCVLFSFKDKDTETEEGSSSVASSWDLHPSIFMSTEDGEEGAQHLRSLEYDFYRDSCPQAEKIIREMVQEMYNAQPSVAPALLRLAFHDCFIEGCDASILLDNSEGIKSEKDAFPNQSLKGFRIIDIIKSRIEETCPGVVSCADTVVLSAREGIMQAGGPFYPLFTGRRDSTQSFPDTASSELPSPQADLSETLASFASRGFDERETVSVLGAHSIGMVHCKFIRNRIYNFSGTNKPDPSLDPKFLNELRSSCNGNHSSFTPAASPSFQDSLSPSMSTIDASPEASTSSGSPHSPASVAAVPYSSMSSETTLLAPFGGPISSGAPSVASENSPEDPGINMAYEGPGVDFGTLYYRRLLQGRGILFSDQQLMAGEDTGIWVKAYTSNVNLFRRDFAMAMMKLSNLNVLTGLAGQVRVNCSKLA is encoded by the exons ATGGCGACTTCAATCTTTGAAGCATCGATAATCAGGAGAATGAGTCTTCTCCTAGTCATTCTCTGTGTTTTGTTCAGTTTCAAGGACAAAGATACAGAGACCGAAGAAGGATCGTCGTCAGTCGCTTCTTCATGGGATTTACATCCTTCCATATTCATGTCCACGGAGGACGGAGAAGAAGGCGCTCAACATCTCCGTTCACTGGAGTATGATTTTTATCGCGATTCCTGCCCACAAGCTGAGAAAATTATTCGAGAAATGGTTCAGGAGATGTACAATGCACAGCCTAGTGTTGCTCCTGCTCTTCTGCGACTTGCTTTCCATGATTGTTTTATTGAG GGATGTGATGCATCTATTTTACTGGATAACTCCGAAGGCATTAAATCTGAGAAAGATGCTTTCCCTAATCAAAGTTTGAAGGGATTTCGTATAATTGACATAATCAAGTCACGGATTGAAGAAACATGCCCTGGAGTTGTTTCTTGTGCAGATACAGTTGTTTTATCGGCCAGAGAGGGTATTATGCAG GCTGGTGGTCCATTCTATCCACTGTTCACTGGTAGAAGAGATAGTACTCAATCATTTCCAGATACAGCATCATCTGAGCTTCCTTCTCCTCAAGCTGATCTATCTGAAACCCTTGCATCTTTTGCCTCTAGAGGTTTTGATGAAAGAGAAACTGTCAGTGTATTAG gTGCTCACAGCATTGGAATGGTACACTGCAAATTCATCCGAAACCGCATCTACAACTTTAGTGGAACTAATAAGCCTGATCCTTCTCTGGATCCTAAATTCCTGAATGAATTGAGGTCAAGCTGCAATGGTAATCACTCGTCTTTTACTCCAGCAGCATCACCTTCTTTTCAAGACTCGCTATCACCCTCAATGTCAACCATTGATGCCAGCCCGGAGGCATCAACTTCCTCTGGCAGCCCACATTCACCAGCTTCAGTAGCTGCAGTTCCTTATAGTTCAATGTCATCAGAAACAACATTATTAGCACCCTTCGGAGGTCCAATATCATCTGGAGCACCATCAGTTGCCTCTGAAAATTCACCTGAGGACCCAGGAATCAATATGGCATATGAGGGACCGGGAGTAGATTTTGGTACACTGTATTACCGCCGGCTTCTTCAGGGCAGAGGCATCCTCTTTTCTGATCAGCAGCTAATGGCAGGGGAAGACACCGGGATCTGGGTCAAAGCATATACTTCAAATGTCAACTTGTTCCGTAGAGATTTTGCTATGGCAATGATGAAGCTCTCAAATCTCAATGTCTTGACAGGTTTAGCAGGTCAGGTCCGGGTCAATTGTTCGAAATTAGCATAA
- the LOC136224450 gene encoding transcription repressor OFP17 — MQLKESISKTKFFFHKSIRNFKSIFLVRYEKLPKAASCNPFLCVGGSIKKRQMDKYYAEFCNEWECDLEKALNNKKKKTVTEESVRGEKDGCDESSVKHRIMSPLKKKEVGLKEEKMKKSSHPRKGEQCSKKQSDEGYVLAKKMKELEMMDVGDVEHVLDVEEALHYYSRLKSPVYLDMVDKFFTDMYKDFSVPQASATINNSKRRLSSIRF; from the coding sequence ATGCAGCTAAAAGAATCAATTTCAAAGACCAAGTTTTTCTTCCACAAGTCTATCAGGAATTTTAAGTCCATCTTCTTGGTAAGGTATGAAAAGTTGCCGAAAGCTGCTTCTTGTAACCCCTTCTTGTGCGTCGGAGGCAGCATAAAGAAGCGCCAAATGGATAAGTATTATGCAGAGTTCTGCAATGAATGGGAATGTGATCTTGAGAAGGCACTGaataataagaagaagaagactgtAACAGAAGAGTCGGTGCGAGGAGAAAAAGATGGATGTGACGAAAGTTCTGTGAAGCATCGAATTATGAGtccattaaagaagaaagaagtcgGATTGAAGGaagagaagatgaagaaaagTAGCCATCCGAGAAAAGGAGAACAATGTTCAAAGAAACAAAGTGACGAAGGTTATGTACTGgcgaagaagatgaaggaattgGAAATGATGGATGTGGGAGATGTTGAACATGTATTAGATGTAGAAGAGGCACTCCATTATTATTCTCGTCTTAAAAGTCCGGTTTATCTCGACATGGTTGACAAGTTCTTCACTGATATGTATAAAGATTTTTCAGTTCCTCAGGCATCGGCCACCATCAACAATTCAAAGCGAAGACTGAGTTCAATTAGGTTCTAG